The following proteins come from a genomic window of Citrobacter europaeus:
- the flgL gene encoding flagellar hook-associated protein FlgL: MRVTTQQSYVSMTQSFNDLSSDLSHVVTQMATGKSILLPSDDPIAATRITQLNRQQSALDQYQTNIDSASAGMSQQESILDGVNNDLLAIRDDLLEAANGTNTAESLSSLGQDIQSMTEAMVSALNYQDEDGHYVFGGTVNDQPPIVAVDEDGDGVTDSYTYQGNDDHRQTTVSNGVEVDTNVAVSDFFGDSLDVLNTLTSLSKELQDPSVDPADPQVQSDIQNAIDTVDVASDALNASIATIGETQNTMTMLSGAQTDITTSNDQLISQLSDLDYGPASITFTGLEMAMEATLKTYSKVSELNLFSVI; the protein is encoded by the coding sequence ATGCGAGTCACTACACAACAGTCCTATGTGTCCATGACGCAGAGTTTTAACGACCTTTCCAGCGATCTTTCCCACGTCGTCACGCAGATGGCGACGGGGAAAAGTATTCTGCTGCCGTCAGACGATCCTATCGCTGCGACACGCATCACCCAGCTTAACCGCCAGCAATCGGCACTCGATCAGTATCAAACTAATATTGATTCCGCCTCAGCGGGGATGAGCCAGCAGGAGTCTATTCTGGATGGCGTCAATAACGATCTGTTAGCGATTCGTGACGATCTGCTGGAGGCCGCCAACGGCACCAATACCGCCGAGTCGTTGTCCAGCCTGGGGCAGGATATTCAGTCGATGACCGAAGCGATGGTCTCAGCGCTGAATTATCAGGATGAAGACGGTCACTATGTGTTTGGCGGGACGGTGAACGATCAACCACCAATTGTCGCGGTGGATGAGGATGGCGACGGGGTGACCGACAGCTATACCTATCAGGGTAACGACGATCATCGCCAGACCACGGTGTCTAATGGCGTCGAGGTTGATACCAATGTTGCGGTCAGCGATTTCTTCGGCGACAGCCTCGACGTTCTGAACACCCTGACATCGCTGTCAAAAGAGTTGCAGGATCCGTCGGTGGACCCTGCCGATCCGCAGGTACAAAGCGATATTCAAAATGCCATCGATACGGTTGATGTGGCCTCTGACGCGCTCAACGCCTCTATCGCTACCATTGGTGAAACGCAGAATACGATGACCATGCTGAGCGGCGCTCAGACGGATATCACCACCTCCAACGATCAGTTGATCAGTCAACTTAGCGATCTGGATTATGGCCCAGCCTCCATTACCTTTACCGGTCTGGAAATGGCGATGGAAGCCACCTTAAAAACTTACTCCAAAGTGAGTGAGTTGAACCTTTTCAGTGTGATTTAA
- the flgK gene encoding flagellar hook-associated protein FlgK: protein MDMINIGYSGASTAQVELNVTAQNTANAMTDGYTRQVAITSTIGASSGSANSAGNGVQVDSIRRVSNQYQVNQVWYAASDYGYYNTQQEYLTQLETVLSDDNSSLSGGFDNFFAALNEATTSPDDSALREQVISESGALALRVDNTLDYIDSQSSEIVSQEQAMVAQVNTLTSGIASYNQQIAEAEANGDNASALYDARDQMVEELSGIMDVQVNIDDEGNYNVTLQNGQPLVSGQESSTIELDTNADGTQSMSLTFAGTTSSMNTDTGGSLGALFDYQNEVLTPLTGTINSMAEQFTDAVNTQLAQGYDLNGNPGEPLFIYDENSSDGPLEVNPDITADELAFSSSPDESGNSDNLQALINISTEPLDIEGLGSVTVGEACSSIISNIGIYSQQNQTEAEAAANVYSEAQNQQSSVSGVSMDEEAVNLITYQQIYEANLKVISTGADIFDSVLEMCS from the coding sequence ATGGACATGATTAACATTGGCTACAGCGGCGCATCGACAGCGCAGGTTGAGCTTAACGTAACGGCGCAAAACACGGCCAACGCCATGACCGACGGTTACACCCGCCAGGTGGCCATTACCAGTACCATAGGCGCCAGCTCCGGTTCTGCGAACAGCGCGGGTAACGGTGTGCAGGTGGACAGTATTCGCCGGGTATCTAACCAGTATCAGGTGAACCAGGTCTGGTATGCCGCCAGCGATTACGGTTATTACAACACCCAGCAGGAGTATTTAACTCAGCTGGAAACCGTGCTCAGCGATGATAACAGCAGCCTGAGTGGCGGCTTTGACAACTTTTTTGCCGCCCTCAACGAAGCGACTACCAGCCCGGATGATTCCGCTCTGCGTGAGCAGGTGATCAGCGAGTCCGGGGCGCTGGCGCTGCGCGTGGATAACACCCTCGATTACATCGACTCGCAAAGCAGTGAGATAGTCAGCCAGGAACAGGCGATGGTGGCGCAGGTGAACACCCTGACCAGCGGCATTGCCAGCTATAACCAGCAAATCGCCGAAGCTGAAGCCAATGGCGATAACGCCTCTGCGCTGTACGACGCCCGCGACCAGATGGTGGAAGAACTGAGCGGCATCATGGATGTCCAGGTCAATATTGATGATGAAGGCAACTATAACGTCACGCTGCAAAACGGTCAGCCGTTAGTCAGCGGGCAGGAGAGTTCCACCATCGAACTGGATACCAACGCCGATGGCACGCAGAGCATGTCGCTGACGTTCGCCGGAACCACGTCATCCATGAACACCGATACCGGCGGCTCGCTGGGTGCGCTGTTTGATTATCAGAATGAAGTGCTGACGCCGCTGACGGGAACGATTAACAGCATGGCGGAGCAGTTTACCGATGCGGTGAACACCCAACTGGCGCAGGGCTACGACCTGAACGGAAATCCCGGTGAACCGCTGTTTATCTATGATGAAAACTCATCGGATGGCCCGCTGGAGGTGAACCCTGATATCACCGCCGATGAGCTGGCATTTTCCAGCTCGCCGGACGAAAGCGGCAACAGCGATAACCTGCAGGCGCTGATCAACATCTCTACTGAACCGCTGGATATAGAGGGGCTAGGCAGCGTAACCGTGGGCGAAGCCTGTTCGTCGATCATCAGTAACATCGGTATTTACAGCCAGCAAAACCAGACGGAAGCGGAAGCAGCGGCGAACGTGTACTCCGAAGCGCAGAACCAGCAGAGCAGCGTTAGCGGCGTCAGCATGGATGAAGAAGCGGTGAACCTCATTACCTACCAGCAAATTTACGAGGCCAACCTCAAAGTTATCTCAACGGGCGCAGATATTTTCGACTCTGTGCTGGAAATGTGTAGCTAA
- a CDS encoding winged helix-turn-helix domain-containing protein, whose translation MSIVVNNWRMDSSLNALIHCETGEIRRLGEYHFILLETLAKNADVVLSRSFLMTAVWKNRIVGGNSLPTAVHALRVAIDDDGKQQEIIKTIPKKGYLFNKNYLTEIIDPNENKADDSAVEVTEENAEVAETLASEERLPSTTKEKIYLNNSHLNASSKKKLATRRHPYRAVLITLPVIVVALSLFALISYFKAPSETKTPEAPQLVKETLENANRITAYQLYDPGENKKSLSLVSQHILPGVEQINQLLVTHSASMTLYYRVSLNKLALDIVLSNQCNDNWQLALSFDNWLNKDNEMNGILIKEVEKMLNEMPKCK comes from the coding sequence ATGAGTATTGTAGTCAACAACTGGCGGATGGATTCCTCGCTTAATGCGCTAATCCATTGTGAAACAGGCGAGATACGTCGTCTGGGCGAATACCATTTTATTCTGTTAGAAACATTAGCTAAAAATGCCGATGTTGTTTTATCTCGTTCATTTTTAATGACCGCAGTATGGAAGAATCGCATCGTCGGTGGAAATAGTCTGCCGACAGCCGTTCATGCCCTGCGCGTTGCTATCGATGATGATGGTAAACAGCAGGAGATTATTAAAACCATACCTAAAAAAGGGTATTTATTTAATAAAAACTATCTGACTGAAATCATTGATCCTAATGAAAATAAAGCTGATGACAGCGCCGTTGAGGTAACCGAAGAGAATGCTGAGGTGGCTGAAACCCTTGCATCTGAAGAGCGTCTACCATCAACAACAAAAGAAAAAATATATCTAAATAATAGTCATTTAAACGCAAGCAGCAAAAAAAAACTGGCAACCAGACGTCACCCTTACCGGGCCGTACTGATTACGTTACCCGTTATCGTTGTCGCCTTGTCGCTGTTTGCCCTGATCTCTTATTTTAAAGCGCCGTCAGAAACAAAAACGCCAGAAGCCCCGCAACTGGTTAAAGAGACGCTGGAAAACGCCAATCGTATTACGGCTTATCAACTTTATGATCCAGGTGAGAATAAGAAATCATTATCACTCGTTTCACAACATATTCTTCCTGGTGTCGAGCAGATCAATCAACTATTGGTCACGCATAGCGCCTCGATGACCTTGTATTATCGGGTGTCACTCAACAAGCTTGCCCTTGATATTGTGCTAAGCAATCAATGCAATGACAACTGGCAGTTAGCGCTGAGCTTTGATAACTGGCTAAATAAAGATAATGAAATGAATGGTATTTTAATTAAAGAAGTGGAGAAAATGTTAAATGAAATGCCAAAATGCAAATAA
- a CDS encoding rod-binding protein, giving the protein MKVNHSGGIDGSDALMGPKIKDNDLQKAAQQFEAIFLRNMLKEMRKTNEIFDSKDNPFNSDSVRMMQGFYDDQLCNSLAQQHGIGIAAMIVKQLSPHHKG; this is encoded by the coding sequence ATCAAAGTGAATCATAGCGGGGGCATTGACGGCAGCGATGCGTTAATGGGCCCGAAAATTAAAGATAACGATTTGCAGAAAGCCGCTCAGCAGTTTGAAGCCATTTTCTTACGCAACATGCTGAAAGAAATGCGTAAAACCAATGAGATCTTCGACTCCAAAGATAACCCGTTTAACAGCGATTCGGTGCGCATGATGCAGGGGTTTTACGACGATCAGCTATGCAACAGCCTGGCCCAGCAGCACGGCATTGGGATTGCGGCGATGATCGTCAAACAGCTCTCCCCGCATCACAAAGGATAA
- a CDS encoding flagellar basal body P-ring protein FlgI has translation MKALNGIVIALSLALPGTTQAQSLESLVNVQGVRENQLVGYSLVVGLDGTGDKNQVKFTNQTITNMLRQFGVQLPSKIDPKVKNVAAVAVSATLPPMYSRGQTIDVTVSSIGDAKSLRGGTLLLTQLHGADGEVYALAQGSVVVGGMNATGASGSSVTVNTPTAGLIPNGASVEREIPSDFQMGDTITLNLKRPSFKDANNIAAAINASFGGIATAQSSTNVSVRAPTSPGARVAFMSQLDDVQVQAEKVRARVVFNSRTGTVVMGDGIALHAAAVSHGSLTVSINESSNVSQPNAFAGGRTAVTPQSNISVNHARPGMITLPESSSLKTLVNALNSLGATPDDIMSILQALHEAGALDADLEVI, from the coding sequence ATGAAGGCGTTAAACGGCATCGTTATCGCCCTGAGCCTGGCGCTGCCGGGCACCACGCAGGCGCAATCTCTGGAGTCGCTGGTCAACGTCCAGGGCGTCAGGGAAAACCAACTCGTCGGCTACAGCCTGGTGGTGGGGCTGGACGGAACCGGGGATAAAAACCAGGTCAAATTCACCAACCAAACCATTACCAACATGCTGCGCCAGTTTGGCGTACAGCTGCCGAGCAAAATCGATCCGAAGGTGAAAAACGTCGCGGCGGTGGCGGTCAGCGCGACGCTGCCGCCAATGTATTCGCGCGGACAGACTATTGATGTCACGGTCTCCTCGATCGGTGATGCCAAAAGCCTGCGCGGCGGCACGTTATTGCTCACTCAGCTACACGGCGCGGATGGGGAGGTTTATGCCCTCGCACAAGGGAGCGTGGTGGTCGGCGGGATGAACGCGACCGGGGCGAGCGGCTCCAGCGTGACCGTGAATACGCCCACTGCCGGGCTGATACCGAACGGTGCGTCGGTCGAACGTGAAATTCCCAGCGACTTCCAGATGGGTGACACCATTACGCTTAATCTGAAGCGTCCCTCCTTCAAAGATGCCAATAACATCGCGGCGGCAATTAACGCCTCGTTTGGCGGCATTGCCACGGCACAAAGCTCAACCAATGTCAGCGTCCGCGCGCCAACCAGCCCCGGGGCGCGCGTCGCCTTTATGTCTCAGTTAGACGACGTTCAGGTTCAGGCCGAGAAAGTACGCGCCCGCGTGGTGTTTAACTCGCGTACCGGCACGGTGGTGATGGGTGATGGCATTGCCCTGCACGCGGCGGCGGTATCGCATGGCAGCCTGACGGTTTCCATCAATGAAAGCAGCAACGTCAGCCAGCCGAATGCCTTTGCCGGCGGTCGTACGGCGGTAACGCCGCAGAGCAATATTTCGGTGAATCATGCCCGACCGGGGATGATAACGCTGCCTGAATCCAGCAGCCTGAAGACGTTGGTTAATGCGCTCAACAGCCTGGGGGCCACGCCGGACGACATTATGTCCATTTTACAGGCCCTGCATGAAGCCGGGGCGCTGGATGCCGATCTGGAGGTAATTTAA
- the flgH gene encoding flagellar basal body L-ring protein FlgH, translating into MKKYLWLVVLLPLLSGCESQAILVKKNDEFFAPPKTEAPPTADGRAGGVFETGYNWSLTADRRAYRVGDILTVMLEESTQSSKQAKTNFGKNNTVDIGAPTLFGHTKDNLSASVDANRDFNGTATSQQQNSLRGEITVSVHSVQSNGILEIRGEKWLTLNQGDEYIRLSGLVRADDIQNDNSVSSQRIADARISYAGRGALSDANAAGWLTRLFNHPLFPI; encoded by the coding sequence GTCCTGCTTCCCCTGTTAAGCGGGTGCGAATCGCAGGCTATTCTGGTCAAAAAAAATGACGAATTCTTTGCTCCTCCCAAAACCGAGGCGCCGCCAACGGCGGATGGCCGTGCGGGTGGCGTGTTTGAAACAGGGTATAACTGGTCGCTGACGGCGGACCGCCGTGCCTATCGGGTGGGCGACATCCTGACCGTGATGTTGGAAGAATCTACCCAGTCGAGCAAACAGGCGAAAACCAATTTCGGTAAGAATAATACTGTCGATATCGGCGCACCGACTCTGTTTGGGCATACCAAAGATAACCTTTCCGCTTCCGTGGACGCCAATCGCGATTTCAACGGAACGGCGACCTCGCAGCAGCAAAACAGTTTGCGCGGCGAAATTACGGTGTCGGTACACTCGGTACAGTCGAACGGCATTCTGGAAATTCGCGGCGAAAAATGGCTCACCCTCAATCAGGGGGATGAGTACATCCGCCTGAGCGGTCTGGTGCGTGCCGATGATATTCAAAACGACAACTCCGTCTCATCGCAGCGCATTGCCGATGCGCGTATCTCCTATGCGGGCCGCGGTGCCTTGAGCGATGCCAATGCGGCGGGCTGGCTGACGCGTCTGTTTAACCATCCTCTCTTCCCGATCTAA
- a CDS encoding flagellar hook-associated protein, with protein sequence MQVGLNTTSLSGSGALNPSVQQHTVAQNAPVRQKLPATASDYPASPLITTRPQRYSVQLNDQLTTLQQADHYLGQLEQHLLDYRHASRRGPQAQQQKGTELSQWLDKRTALSGGAVDRQLRPVLQGEARVTFHSPELAQMLQKNAISSRMFSVSDGRQTQHSAVVVGEDLDPGQYKMMMSNALRRVGVQVHDQQGALSFSTAEKQWPQIQQTLSVRDVDAKSSAFTLLKTFADPSRSEDLLQHIAQGGSRSQDGLQQTLDVIGDQRAQMAAQQEKARQLIDGMARFPQAESAVKASESLGGILDHANHNYQVLAQAVNGQARLSSQTVRSLLS encoded by the coding sequence ATGCAGGTCGGTTTAAATACAACATCACTCTCCGGTAGCGGAGCGCTTAATCCTTCTGTGCAGCAGCATACCGTTGCGCAGAATGCCCCTGTCCGTCAAAAGTTACCCGCAACGGCGAGTGATTATCCGGCCTCACCACTCATTACCACCCGGCCTCAGCGCTACAGTGTGCAGCTTAACGATCAGCTCACCACGCTGCAGCAGGCTGACCACTACCTGGGACAACTGGAACAGCATTTGCTTGACTATCGCCACGCATCGCGCCGCGGCCCACAGGCGCAGCAGCAAAAAGGGACCGAGCTGTCACAGTGGCTGGATAAAAGAACGGCGTTATCCGGCGGCGCGGTGGACAGGCAATTGCGTCCGGTTTTGCAGGGCGAGGCGCGAGTGACATTTCACTCACCTGAACTGGCGCAAATGCTGCAAAAAAACGCCATAAGTTCACGTATGTTCAGCGTCTCTGACGGGCGGCAAACGCAGCACTCGGCGGTGGTGGTCGGTGAAGATCTGGATCCCGGTCAGTACAAAATGATGATGAGCAACGCGCTGCGTCGTGTCGGGGTGCAGGTGCACGATCAGCAGGGGGCGCTGAGCTTTTCCACTGCGGAAAAGCAGTGGCCACAGATCCAACAAACCCTGAGCGTACGCGATGTTGATGCGAAGTCATCGGCGTTTACCCTACTCAAAACGTTTGCCGATCCGTCCCGTTCAGAAGACCTTCTGCAACATATCGCGCAGGGCGGTTCCCGTTCTCAGGATGGCTTACAGCAGACGCTGGATGTCATTGGCGATCAGCGTGCGCAAATGGCCGCGCAGCAGGAGAAGGCCCGACAGCTGATTGACGGTATGGCGCGTTTTCCGCAGGCAGAAAGTGCGGTTAAAGCTTCGGAATCACTGGGCGGGATATTGGATCATGCTAATCACAATTATCAGGTTTTAGCACAGGCGGTAAACGGACAAGCCCGGCTTTCCAGCCAGACGGTCCGTAGTTTATTAAGCTAA